CTAGCCCAAGTTCCGCAGTTCAGCAGGCCGTGAGGTTGGAAGCCAACGACTTGCGGCAATTGGTTGGCACTACACGGTGACCTCCTCGATGCCCTTGGGGATGGCCAACCTCTTGGGCAACTCGATGCCGAGGCGGTCGAGCAATGCGACGTGTTCATCGTTGGGCTTGATGACGCAGCGGACCTTGACCTCCGGCCCGTCGACGATGGGAAGCACGACGTCGACGCTCTGCACCTGGCGAAGTTCTTCGAGGATGAACCGGGGGCTGTTGCCGAGACCGGCGTGCGCCTGCCATTGCTCGAGGGTCTTGTAGAGCGCGTAGGCGAGGAAGCAGACGAAGATGTGGGCGCGCACCCGATCGGCACGCTGGTGCCAGACCGGGCGAATCGAGAGGTCGGACTTCTGGATGCGGAATGCGGCCTCGGCCTCGGTGAGTTGGATGTAGGTCCGCCAGAGGTCTTCTTCGGTCCAGCCGGTGACGTTGGTGCGAAGCAGGTAGCACCCGGCGCTGCGTTCGGACCAGAGTTGCCAGGCATGGCTCTCCTTCACGACGAGGGAGAGTCCCGAGGCATGACTCGGGTTGGCGCGAAGCCCGACGACGAACTTCTGCGCCGCCCTGCTGTGCCTGGCCAGCAGGCGACCGATCTGCTGGTTGACACGATCGCGATCGATCGGGCTCCTCGCCGAGATGAGTCGCTTGCGCAGGCGATCGAGGCACGCGGTGATGCGTTCGGCGGCACGCTCGACGATGGCGCGGTCTTTCTCCTTCCGCATCGCGGAGCGGCACAGGATGTAGGTCTCGGTGCCGGACTCGTTCGGGCACAGCTTCACTTCCACGTCGTCGCGGATGCTCTTCCAGTCCTTTGCTTCGATCAGCTGCTGCTCGAAGCGGTGCAAGTCGGAGCGACATGCGCCGATGACGTAGCGGCGGCCACCGCTCTGCAGCCACTGGAAGTTCTTCGCGCTGGCCATGCCGCGATCCATGACCCAAACGCGGTCGGCCTTGCCGAAGCGGGTCTCGATCTTGTCGACGATCTCCTGCACGGTGGTCACGTCGACGCGGTTGCCGTCGAAGACCTCGTGCGCGAGCGGGATGCCCTCGCGCGTCACGACCAACGCGATGCACACCTGCTTGCAGTCCGGTCGATGGTCGCGGCTGTGGCCACGTTTGGCCTGTGGGTTGCCAGCGGCTTCGCCTTCGAAGTAGGTCGACGTGACGTCGTAGAGCAGCAGGTCGTACTTGATGCCGAACAGCCTGCCGATGCGATCGCGCAGGTGCTGTTCGATCGCATCCTTGTGCACGAGCACCCGGTCGAGGGTCCGGTAGAGGCGGTCGTCGTTGACCTTGGCCTCCGGAATCCCGAGCAAG
The nucleotide sequence above comes from Deltaproteobacteria bacterium. Encoded proteins:
- a CDS encoding IS1634 family transposase; the encoded protein is MFLRHKRISKNGKTHTYWMLVRSVRIGGKVRQQVVAQLGNLDAKGRARARAYADKLTGRRTHPSLFEPREDEFADTEKIRLKAVRVERARRFGDVFLGLSLWHTLQLDEAFDRLMPEGREDIPWSNLAALQVICRLCMPSSDLHIAESLYRQTALDDLLGIPEAKVNDDRLYRTLDRVLVHKDAIEQHLRDRIGRLFGIKYDLLLYDVTSTYFEGEAAGNPQAKRGHSRDHRPDCKQVCIALVVTREGIPLAHEVFDGNRVDVTTVQEIVDKIETRFGKADRVWVMDRGMASAKNFQWLQSGGRRYVIGACRSDLHRFEQQLIEAKDWKSIRDDVEVKLCPNESGTETYILCRSAMRKEKDRAIVERAAERITACLDRLRKRLISARSPIDRDRVNQQIGRLLARHSRAAQKFVVGLRANPSHASGLSLVVKESHAWQLWSERSAGCYLLRTNVTGWTEEDLWRTYIQLTEAEAAFRIQKSDLSIRPVWHQRADRVRAHIFVCFLAYALYKTLEQWQAHAGLGNSPRFILEELRQVQSVDVVLPIVDGPEVKVRCVIKPNDEHVALLDRLGIELPKRLAIPKGIEEVTV